In a genomic window of Acidobacteriota bacterium:
- a CDS encoding GerMN domain-containing protein — MKRFRVFFSPLTLLLLAACANEPPSAPPTTTPDTRLTDEGQPTQREISLYFANPSLGLTAETRTVVVPSDPPLALALVVSELLRGPLEEGLSPLFPSDTIVLSAYLLPDQVAIVDLGGKTLEDGWQTGSLNEMLAIRSAILTVTTNFPEVRSVQFLVAGSIRATIGGHVDSSKPLVPFGP, encoded by the coding sequence GTGAAGCGCTTCCGCGTATTCTTCTCCCCTCTGACCCTTCTGCTGCTCGCCGCCTGTGCGAACGAGCCGCCATCAGCTCCCCCCACCACCACGCCCGACACCCGACTCACCGACGAGGGCCAGCCGACCCAGCGCGAGATCAGTCTCTATTTCGCGAACCCTTCGCTCGGCCTCACCGCCGAAACCCGGACGGTCGTGGTCCCCTCCGACCCTCCCCTCGCCCTCGCCCTGGTCGTCTCCGAGCTTCTCCGTGGCCCCCTCGAGGAAGGTCTCTCTCCGCTGTTTCCGTCCGACACCATCGTCCTCTCGGCCTACCTCCTCCCTGATCAGGTGGCGATCGTAGACCTGGGTGGGAAGACGCTCGAGGATGGATGGCAAACCGGCAGTCTCAACGAGATGCTCGCCATCCGCTCCGCCATTCTGACCGTCACCACGAACTTTCCCGAGGTCCGAAGCGTTCAATTTCTGGTGGCTGGCTCGATTCGTGCGACGATCGGAGGGCACGTCGATAGCTCAAAGCCACTGGTGCCTTTCGGCCCCTGA
- a CDS encoding DUF962 domain-containing protein — protein sequence MSRLDDLFADYASYHSTAGNKICHRFGIPMILLSLLGLLSRLDLPGTGGWVDAALLLILAAGVFYFALDWRYGAAMLVVSLVAWVVGTYIPLSINVVLFVLGWILQFLGHGLYERKAPAFARNLTHLLIGPIWILSELMPSRNAAQTSS from the coding sequence GTGAGCCGTCTCGATGATCTCTTCGCTGATTACGCCTCCTACCATAGTACGGCGGGAAACAAGATCTGTCATCGATTCGGCATTCCGATGATTCTCCTTTCGCTGCTCGGCCTGCTGTCGCGTCTCGATCTCCCCGGGACCGGAGGCTGGGTCGATGCCGCGCTGCTGCTGATCCTCGCAGCGGGAGTCTTCTATTTCGCTCTCGACTGGCGATACGGCGCGGCGATGCTCGTGGTTTCGCTCGTGGCGTGGGTCGTCGGCACCTACATCCCTCTTTCCATCAACGTTGTCCTTTTTGTCCTCGGCTGGATCCTGCAGTTTCTCGGGCACGGGCTTTACGAGAGAAAGGCTCCGGCATTTGCGCGAAACCTGACGCATCTGCTGATCGGGCCGATCTGGATACTCTCGGAGCTGATGCCGTCGAGAAATGCGGCCCAGACCTCGAGCTGA
- a CDS encoding AI-2E family transporter: MEERRSRSRWVIAQKWLIWLSLIGVVFLLRHLFPIFFFTFILAYIGNTIVRVASRRYPQRRIILVVLYAGLIAAMSGVLVIVVPRLLYEARELARSYIEKDPAAVTSYEEMGGSRPVPQMSAPPPVDAAPVEGDLENAEGIEPSLISREVRRIFDSFVQRSLGSDTLASLKLNEFYEVIITQVEIWVAEFVPQVIIGIRELVNGFLRVALQFGLAILLSFLILWDLPRLRREIRRLATGRTSEVYEEIAPGMTAFGVMVGRAFEAQTVIALVNTLLTSLSFMALGLTSISLLSVIVFLCSYVPVFGVFLSTIPAALIALKVGGISKVLWLTVAILVVHAIEAYALNPVIYGHHMRMHPIAVLVILLVGEHLFGIWGLLLGVPIAAFVYRYVIRGDEVTLGPAESHARLEAAS, from the coding sequence TTGGAAGAGCGAAGAAGCCGATCGCGGTGGGTCATTGCGCAGAAATGGCTGATCTGGCTCAGCCTGATTGGTGTGGTATTCCTTCTTCGCCATCTCTTTCCGATCTTCTTTTTCACGTTCATCCTCGCCTACATCGGCAACACGATCGTGAGAGTGGCCTCGCGCCGCTATCCACAGCGTCGGATCATTCTCGTGGTCCTCTATGCCGGTCTCATCGCCGCGATGAGCGGGGTCCTCGTGATCGTCGTACCGAGATTGCTGTATGAAGCGAGGGAGCTCGCCCGCTCCTACATCGAAAAGGATCCTGCTGCAGTCACCAGCTACGAGGAGATGGGTGGCAGTCGCCCGGTTCCGCAGATGTCGGCACCCCCGCCCGTCGATGCGGCCCCGGTCGAGGGGGATCTCGAGAATGCCGAAGGAATCGAGCCGTCTCTGATCAGCCGAGAGGTGAGACGGATATTCGACTCGTTCGTTCAGAGATCGCTGGGAAGCGACACTCTCGCCTCGCTCAAACTCAACGAGTTCTACGAGGTCATCATCACGCAGGTAGAGATCTGGGTCGCGGAGTTCGTACCACAGGTGATCATCGGCATTCGGGAGCTCGTCAACGGATTTCTCCGGGTGGCGCTTCAGTTCGGGCTCGCGATTCTCCTCTCCTTCCTGATTCTGTGGGATCTTCCCCGGCTGCGGAGAGAGATCCGCCGCCTGGCGACCGGGCGGACCTCCGAGGTCTACGAGGAGATCGCTCCCGGGATGACCGCTTTCGGCGTGATGGTAGGGAGGGCCTTCGAAGCCCAGACGGTGATCGCACTCGTCAACACCCTGCTCACGTCGCTGTCATTCATGGCACTCGGCCTGACGTCGATCTCGCTGTTGAGCGTCATCGTCTTCCTCTGCAGCTACGTTCCGGTCTTCGGGGTCTTCCTTTCGACGATCCCGGCTGCATTGATCGCTCTGAAGGTGGGCGGGATCTCGAAGGTCCTCTGGCTCACGGTCGCGATTCTCGTCGTTCACGCGATCGAGGCGTACGCGCTCAATCCGGTCATCTACGGCCATCACATGCGCATGCACCCCATTGCCGTTCTGGTGATTCTCCTGGTAGGAGAACATCTTTTCGGGATCTGGGGTCTGCTTCTCGGCGTGCCGATCGCCGCGTTCGTCTACCGTTATGTGATTCGGGGAGACGAGGTCACTCTCGGCCCGGCGGAATCTCACGCGCGGCTGGAAGCGGCATCTTGA
- a CDS encoding N-acetylmuramoyl-L-alanine amidase, with protein sequence MNRLALIFLVLTMTSPSMLRANAQEAEEATLLREGASEEILIVREGDVILVPADRIVRALGGTVEKTTEGFALEVDGRRASVSTTSRTALSGEDLITMPVLPVSIENRLFVPIEFFADFLRPSELALAWDETLRAVSIQPLVRNPVSVEVSIIRVDPISKLILQTETKRNYQVVRRPASYVIRFGAPVFADFSEKRFDDPMVSRVTVRGNELEIFLRTPQAAADAYELESPPRIVLDIARGSAPTLSAPPPPRRPSYDQTPELDMIVIDPGHGGVEIGAQAPDGFFEKDLTLAISKRLREILRARGWRVTLTRDEDTQVAHDDRTAIANQQRADLFLSIHMNAAPVRSATGAETYFLSLKATDERAQLSAERENLGAPAQAPGGNDLDLILWDLAQQSYLKESSRFAEHIQDAMAIATGVERRGVKQAPFRVLVGAMMPAVLVEVGFISNPDEANRLRDDGYQIAVASALADGIEAYRAEYESRENPRQAERQTSPDAASAAPGGTSRR encoded by the coding sequence ATGAATCGGCTGGCTCTCATATTTCTGGTCCTGACGATGACGTCTCCGTCGATGCTCCGCGCGAACGCGCAGGAAGCAGAGGAAGCGACCCTGTTGCGCGAGGGGGCCAGCGAGGAGATCCTGATCGTTCGCGAGGGCGACGTGATCCTCGTCCCGGCCGATCGCATCGTCCGGGCCCTCGGCGGTACCGTCGAAAAGACGACGGAAGGATTCGCGCTCGAGGTCGACGGCAGACGAGCCTCCGTCTCGACCACGAGCCGCACCGCACTCTCCGGCGAAGATCTCATCACGATGCCGGTCCTACCGGTATCGATCGAGAACCGGCTCTTCGTTCCGATCGAGTTCTTTGCGGATTTTCTCCGTCCATCCGAGCTCGCTCTCGCATGGGACGAAACGCTCCGGGCCGTTTCGATCCAACCCCTCGTCCGCAATCCCGTATCGGTCGAAGTCTCGATCATCCGGGTCGACCCGATCTCGAAACTGATCCTGCAGACGGAGACGAAACGGAACTATCAGGTAGTTCGCCGGCCTGCATCGTATGTGATCCGTTTCGGCGCACCCGTGTTCGCCGATTTTTCCGAAAAGCGATTCGATGACCCGATGGTCTCGAGGGTCACGGTCCGGGGTAACGAGCTGGAGATCTTTCTCAGAACCCCTCAGGCCGCCGCCGACGCGTACGAGCTCGAATCACCTCCGCGGATCGTCCTCGACATCGCTCGAGGATCGGCACCGACACTGAGCGCTCCTCCGCCACCGAGGCGACCGAGTTACGACCAGACTCCGGAGCTCGACATGATCGTGATCGATCCGGGCCATGGCGGAGTGGAGATCGGGGCGCAGGCCCCCGACGGGTTTTTCGAAAAGGATCTCACTCTTGCAATCTCGAAACGCCTGCGCGAGATTCTTCGCGCACGCGGATGGCGCGTCACCCTGACTCGCGACGAAGATACGCAGGTCGCGCATGACGACCGAACGGCCATCGCAAATCAGCAGCGCGCCGACCTCTTTCTGTCGATTCACATGAACGCTGCGCCAGTTCGCTCGGCGACCGGAGCCGAGACGTACTTCCTTTCCCTCAAGGCCACCGACGAGCGGGCACAGCTGTCGGCCGAACGCGAAAATCTCGGCGCGCCCGCGCAGGCACCCGGTGGGAACGATCTCGACCTCATTCTGTGGGACCTCGCGCAGCAGAGCTACCTCAAGGAATCGAGCCGATTCGCCGAGCACATCCAGGACGCCATGGCAATCGCGACAGGCGTCGAGCGTCGCGGGGTCAAACAGGCACCGTTCCGGGTCCTCGTCGGCGCAATGATGCCTGCCGTGCTCGTGGAAGTCGGCTTCATCTCCAATCCGGATGAAGCGAACAGACTCCGCGACGACGGCTACCAGATCGCCGTCGCGAGCGCGCTTGCCGATGGAATCGAAGCGTACCGGGCCGAGTACGAATCGAGGGAGAATCCCCGGCAAGCCGAGCGGCAAACTTCGCCGGATGCGGCTTCGGCGGCTCCGGGCGGGACGTCCCGGAGGTGA
- a CDS encoding gamma-glutamylcyclotransferase produces MRKRCPEARFVSSATLTGWRFLINSNGWATIVPAPEDVVFGCLWILSEADEHRLDSYEDVAGGLYEKTIVFPGPKGDRAMTYVATNRQPGSPNPDYLERIIGALENLDAPPEYVSSIVTRFPPGKSEGHAGR; encoded by the coding sequence ATGCGCAAGCGATGTCCGGAGGCACGTTTCGTATCGAGCGCAACGCTGACCGGCTGGCGCTTTCTCATCAATTCCAATGGGTGGGCGACCATCGTTCCCGCGCCGGAGGACGTCGTTTTCGGCTGTCTCTGGATTCTGAGCGAGGCCGATGAACACCGCCTCGACAGCTACGAGGACGTCGCGGGGGGACTGTACGAGAAAACGATCGTATTTCCCGGTCCGAAGGGGGATCGAGCAATGACATATGTGGCCACGAACCGTCAGCCAGGCAGTCCGAATCCCGACTATCTCGAAAGGATCATCGGTGCTCTCGAGAACCTCGACGCACCGCCCGAATACGTGAGCTCGATCGTGACGCGGTTCCCGCCCGGGAAATCGGAAGGCCATGCCGGCCGTTGA
- the sdaAA gene encoding L-serine ammonia-lyase, iron-sulfur-dependent, subunit alpha translates to MISTFRELAEEADGRDLAEVLLESDEQSLDVAQETILENLRKRRSIMLECVARGQGGGTSMGKLVGNEAKALADAYASGACFLDPLTIKAMIYSLAVMGENSRMGVIVAAPTAGAGGVVPGMLLALEEERSIDPERTVRAMAVAGGVGSLVGLQADISGAAGGCQNEVGVAAAMGAAAATYMMGGSSRQCIHAAALGLKNVLGLVCDPVGGLVEVPCVKRNSFYAIHGLTAAQLALAGVESVIPMDEVVEAMVRIGRALPRALKETAEGGLATTPTGCEIGDRIKREANERRAAKAAERERLAAERKASAE, encoded by the coding sequence ATGATCTCGACATTCAGAGAGCTCGCAGAGGAAGCCGACGGACGGGATCTCGCTGAGGTTCTGCTGGAAAGCGATGAGCAGAGCCTCGACGTCGCGCAGGAGACGATCCTCGAAAATCTCCGCAAGCGACGGAGCATCATGCTCGAGTGCGTCGCGCGAGGCCAGGGAGGCGGAACCTCCATGGGCAAGCTCGTCGGCAACGAAGCGAAGGCGCTCGCAGACGCTTACGCGTCGGGGGCCTGTTTTCTCGACCCGCTGACGATCAAGGCGATGATCTATTCGCTCGCCGTCATGGGGGAGAACTCGCGAATGGGGGTGATCGTGGCGGCACCCACTGCAGGAGCCGGAGGGGTCGTCCCCGGAATGCTCCTCGCGCTCGAGGAGGAGCGCTCGATCGATCCCGAGCGAACCGTGCGTGCGATGGCGGTGGCGGGTGGCGTCGGATCGCTCGTCGGGCTCCAGGCCGACATTTCGGGCGCCGCGGGAGGCTGTCAGAACGAGGTCGGCGTCGCCGCCGCGATGGGAGCGGCCGCCGCGACCTACATGATGGGCGGCTCGTCCAGACAGTGCATCCATGCGGCGGCCCTCGGTCTGAAAAATGTGCTCGGTCTCGTCTGCGACCCGGTCGGCGGTCTCGTCGAAGTTCCCTGCGTCAAGCGGAATAGCTTCTACGCGATTCATGGCCTCACCGCGGCCCAGCTCGCGCTGGCCGGAGTGGAGAGCGTCATCCCAATGGACGAAGTCGTCGAGGCGATGGTACGGATCGGTCGCGCACTTCCGCGAGCCTTGAAGGAGACCGCTGAAGGGGGTCTGGCCACCACGCCCACCGGCTGCGAGATCGGGGATCGCATCAAACGGGAGGCGAACGAGCGTCGCGCCGCCAAAGCGGCCGAACGTGAGCGGCTCGCGGCCGAACGGAAGGCTTCAGCCGAGTAA
- a CDS encoding diguanylate cyclase, which produces MRPGREFFPGGSRFCWLLIGIAAAMFSLLLLALSGAAAPGLEWQQSSGVVTAVTEGGPADQAGIRPGDRLAAGPGGRTTSSGLPPLYEIVPDRAAPLLIERDGRLRTITIVPVSRRAGRSLEAIRSGSFLPAITDWMRITINLLVLALAAALLALRPGYAPARAMAAALACFVGSNELFDLPGFGGIFEPILGAPVLTVIHATDVLLRIGFLGAIVHFALIFPRSLVVRGGTRWIQWLPYLVVFPIAIVGIRRVFAFFYSPEISTVFNYRRLDEIFSPALLVCSLVILSVQFRNVVSSSEERRVRMVFAALVPAAAGYFFGIFLDAAGAGATWSAIGRIVFWIGVAVGAVVLVWAIARHRVFGIRVSIRKSVQHTLARMVLAGILLVPVAILLVLLWVHRDNTLRDLFVAHLWEGVIVLLAWILMLRLRRRVADFIDRRFFRDEYDARKALVQLISLIQKGTDVRTLEKIILTETEKALHPEYVSIWRPDPGGMVFRARTTLGLPRGEPALPADHELLRLLEERGDAVSVDILNPSVDLRRHSLDGSYWIWLSVTGASLIVPIIVDSSVTGFILFGPKRSETEYSAEDIELLAAVAAQLALTESYHRLESLASHDPLTEVLNRHAYYSLVQRTSGEEHGSVAIVDIDDLKAINDTFGHAAGDVAIRQVATAIRALVRSDDLVFRWGGDEFLVILFGLDEVAARARFEDLDRRLDDAAIQSTIPTAVSIGVRSFTSLESLSKAIDQADSEMYASKRVPENNETV; this is translated from the coding sequence GTGAGACCTGGAAGAGAGTTTTTCCCCGGGGGCTCCCGGTTCTGCTGGCTCCTGATCGGGATCGCCGCAGCGATGTTCTCGCTTCTCCTGCTGGCGCTGTCCGGCGCCGCGGCGCCGGGACTCGAGTGGCAGCAGAGCAGCGGAGTGGTGACGGCCGTGACCGAGGGGGGCCCGGCAGATCAGGCCGGAATCCGACCGGGTGACCGGCTTGCGGCGGGACCGGGGGGTCGGACCACGTCGAGCGGCCTTCCTCCGCTGTACGAGATCGTCCCGGATCGAGCGGCACCCCTGCTGATCGAGCGCGACGGAAGACTTCGGACGATCACGATCGTGCCGGTGTCGCGACGGGCCGGCCGGAGCCTGGAGGCCATCCGTTCCGGGAGCTTCCTTCCGGCGATTACCGACTGGATGCGGATCACGATCAACCTTCTGGTTCTCGCGCTCGCGGCAGCTCTTCTGGCTTTGAGGCCAGGCTATGCGCCGGCTCGCGCCATGGCGGCGGCGCTGGCGTGCTTCGTAGGCAGCAACGAGCTGTTCGACCTTCCGGGCTTCGGTGGAATATTCGAACCGATCCTGGGGGCTCCCGTGTTGACCGTCATTCACGCGACGGATGTTCTCCTCCGGATCGGATTCTTGGGCGCCATTGTGCATTTCGCTCTGATTTTTCCCCGGTCTCTCGTAGTGCGAGGCGGTACTCGGTGGATTCAATGGCTCCCGTATCTCGTAGTCTTCCCGATCGCGATCGTCGGCATCCGGAGGGTTTTCGCATTTTTTTATTCACCGGAGATCTCCACGGTGTTCAACTACCGGCGACTCGACGAAATCTTCAGTCCAGCGTTGCTGGTCTGTTCGCTGGTCATACTCTCGGTTCAGTTCCGAAACGTCGTATCCAGCTCCGAGGAGAGACGCGTCCGGATGGTATTCGCGGCACTGGTACCCGCGGCCGCCGGATATTTTTTCGGGATCTTTCTGGACGCGGCGGGAGCCGGAGCGACCTGGTCGGCCATCGGGCGTATCGTCTTCTGGATCGGTGTCGCCGTCGGAGCTGTGGTCCTGGTCTGGGCCATCGCGAGGCATCGCGTATTCGGAATCAGGGTGAGCATTCGAAAAAGTGTTCAGCACACTCTGGCGCGAATGGTTCTTGCGGGAATCCTCCTCGTACCGGTCGCGATTCTCCTCGTTCTTCTCTGGGTTCATCGCGACAACACACTGAGGGATCTGTTTGTAGCGCATCTGTGGGAAGGCGTGATCGTTTTGCTTGCCTGGATCCTGATGTTGCGACTCAGAAGGCGTGTGGCCGATTTCATCGATCGGAGGTTCTTCCGCGACGAGTACGATGCACGGAAGGCTTTGGTTCAGCTCATCTCACTGATCCAGAAGGGCACCGATGTCCGAACGCTCGAGAAAATCATCCTGACCGAGACCGAGAAAGCGCTCCATCCCGAATACGTCTCGATCTGGCGGCCCGACCCGGGAGGGATGGTTTTCCGGGCGCGGACGACCCTCGGGTTACCGAGAGGAGAGCCCGCGCTGCCGGCGGATCATGAGCTTTTGCGTTTGCTCGAGGAACGGGGCGATGCGGTCTCGGTCGATATTCTCAACCCGAGCGTCGATCTGCGACGGCATTCTTTGGACGGAAGCTACTGGATCTGGCTGAGCGTCACCGGCGCGTCCTTGATTGTTCCGATCATCGTCGACTCCAGCGTGACGGGTTTCATTCTTTTCGGCCCGAAGCGTTCGGAGACGGAGTACTCGGCCGAGGACATCGAACTGCTGGCGGCGGTCGCGGCGCAGCTCGCTTTGACCGAGTCCTACCACCGGCTCGAATCGCTGGCCAGCCACGACCCGCTGACCGAGGTGTTGAACCGTCATGCGTACTACTCGCTCGTGCAGCGGACTTCAGGAGAAGAACATGGGAGCGTTGCGATCGTCGACATCGACGACCTCAAAGCGATCAACGACACGTTCGGGCATGCAGCGGGTGATGTCGCGATCCGACAGGTTGCGACGGCCATACGCGCGCTGGTTCGAAGTGATGATCTCGTGTTTCGATGGGGCGGTGACGAGTTCCTCGTCATTCTGTTCGGACTCGACGAGGTCGCCGCGCGGGCTCGGTTCGAAGATCTCGACCGCCGGCTCGACGATGCCGCGATTCAGTCGACTATTCCGACCGCCGTTTCGATCGGCGTCCGGTCGTTTACTTCGCTCGAGAGTTTGAGCAAGGCCATCGATCAGGCCGACTCGGAGATGTACGCTTCGAAGAGGGTTCCCGAGAACAACGAGACGGTCTGA
- the sdaAB gene encoding L-serine ammonia-lyase, iron-sulfur-dependent subunit beta, whose product MAGNRRLTILDVMGPVMVGPSSSHTAGTARLGRVSREVLGLVPDALRFHLHPPLEKTYRGHGSDFALVGGAIGMSVDDPRIPEAIRIAEQSGVEIDFQEEDLGDVHPNTVRIEAASGSRTVEIIGSSIGGAAIEVFRINGFPSRYSGDSPTLLMFYRDRLAMIHQVTGILAEEGINIASLECSRKERGREAFMQIDLDSPLSSGAIATIRGLEDVREAIFIDRIA is encoded by the coding sequence ATGGCCGGCAATCGAAGGCTGACAATCCTGGACGTCATGGGGCCGGTCATGGTCGGCCCCTCCTCGTCCCACACCGCGGGAACCGCCCGGCTCGGGCGGGTCAGCCGCGAAGTGCTGGGCTTGGTTCCCGACGCACTCCGCTTCCATCTCCACCCTCCGCTGGAGAAGACCTATCGCGGACACGGCTCCGATTTCGCGCTGGTGGGAGGCGCGATCGGAATGAGTGTGGACGACCCGCGAATTCCCGAGGCGATTCGAATCGCCGAACAGAGCGGGGTGGAGATCGACTTCCAAGAAGAAGATCTGGGGGATGTGCATCCGAACACCGTCCGGATCGAAGCAGCTTCAGGATCGCGGACGGTGGAAATCATCGGCTCGTCGATCGGAGGGGCGGCGATCGAGGTCTTCCGCATCAATGGTTTTCCCTCCCGTTATTCGGGTGACTCGCCGACGCTGCTGATGTTCTATCGCGACCGCCTGGCAATGATCCACCAGGTGACCGGGATCCTCGCGGAAGAGGGAATCAACATCGCGTCTCTGGAGTGTTCACGCAAGGAGAGAGGACGCGAAGCGTTCATGCAGATCGACCTCGACTCGCCGCTGTCGTCCGGAGCCATTGCGACGATCCGCGGCCTCGAGGACGTTCGCGAAGCAATATTCATCGACCGTATCGCATGA